The segment agtgtgaaaatccgaacagtcatcctttcgaaaattgtgccagcgagcggagctcatgtaaagtggaaaattaaatagaaaaatttaaattcctctcagagtcgtagtgagaagtgtcgaacaaaatattctaaaactgtatttagcacgcgcgtgttctcaagtaagttcacacatatttaaagggaaaaatttcgcatttgccgcacacacgaacacacgcacgcacacacaaacgccggttttgtgaactcacttgacgaaaagaaagagcgagaagaaaaaagttgccatatcaaaatggtcaccgagccgaagtccgttgagcccaaggtcagcaccaaggaggcgcagtgccagtcatcggactgcgagacttcccagcaggagccggtctcgcaagtaagcagcccgaagggcgcccgtgtggggatcttcaatgccgaggacttgtcgcgtgctcagatgaacgacaaaatcaacatcttgcgctcgcccaccaagccgcccaacggggtgcgccagcgctccggctacaccaacaacccatcgCCGGTAAGTGAAATTCCAAGCAATAACGTTAAAGTTTCTTCAATTTTCAGACATTTTGTTTTACAAAACTGCCGCATCATCGCGCTAGCAGGGTATAAACAGCGAGTTAACAGCCTCCGCAGTCTTAAAAgctcggcaacagcagcattgccacatcacctCATTGCCCTCTCCTGTTATTTCAGACCTTCTTATTTTCCGTCTCGCTCTTTTCCACCATTGCTCTCTTACTTTCCGACTTTAATATTCGAATTTTCCTTCTCTATTCCCCCCCTCTTCCCTTCTCTTCTAATACTattcaaaatagtttggttaatttctataaaaatcaaattgggaaaaacgcacacacgtatgtaaatacatatatgtatgtatgtatgtatatgcatgcgttaacagaatgtcgacagaatgttagcaacagttgcaaagtcattcgatttctgcgctgctgacactttctctcgtatctgtcgttttctctcctgccggtattcaattattttctggcACTTTCACTTCCTCACCTCTTCATTTCCTTCCGGATCTAACTTCCGCTCCTACCTCTCGCCTTCTCATCCCCCCTCCCTTAGCAAGCAAGCTTGCGTGTCGGCGTGACTGGGGGGCAGCTGTCCCAGCGCATGAGCAACATCTCGCTGTCCTCCGGCACGGACTCCGTGGGCCACATGGatcgcggcagcagctccagtctcGCTAGCAGCGCCACCGTTGGCACCAACACCATCACCAGCGGCATTTCCAAGGAGGCCAGGGAATATGCAGCAAATAGACGCTGGCAAAATGGCGCACAACGGCAAGGCACTCACAGGGCGCTacaatgccacgcccacctatgGCTTCGACAACGAGCAGAACTACTGCCTGGTAATGGGCTCCTGCATATCTGTAAATCTAGCCGATTCTATGCTCAATCTCAGAATTCCCAACAGTTGCCGTCTCCAATGCCCCCTCCACCATACGCCTTGGCACGCGTGAGCAGCACACGCAACTTCGAGCTCGAGAACCACACACCGCCGGCATGTCCCGGCTCTGGACCCATTGCCATGACGAACGGCACCATCCAGTTGCGCCTCCGCGATGGCGTGCGGTGAGTGTGGACGCCCTCAGCCCCTTGGCTCTTCTTTAAGACCGACCCCTAATGTTAATACCTTTCTTTGCATGGGGCAGCATTGACATGACTCTGGACAAGGCGGTGCGCGTGCTCAATCAGCGCAGCATGGTGGCAGTTGCTCTATcacgcaactgcagcaactcggctttgatccaccccaatggacgcatcttgcagagcggcgctaaagtcgaaatagtcacctacgacggcatgaagggcaataactttgTGTGAGTGGGAATGGCCCTTACCCCAACGTGGCATCTTTTGAATCCTTTGAATTATCTTCCCATTACAGTCGCTATGCCAAGATGTGGTACAAGGGTGTGAGCTTCACCAGCGAGGCGTGCGCTCTCATCTACCTGGTGGACACAGCCGGGACGCGCACCACAACCGACACTTTCACCGATCTGACCAAGGACTACACCCTGGCAGTGTTCTATGAGTGAGTCCCCCCGGCCAATTGCATCGCTTCTTTCGCTAATTTCGATTTAATTCCCGAACTTCTCGCAGCGACTCGCGCCATGGTCCCTCTTATATGGCTGAAGCCCATGACGTGATTGCCAATTCAGCTTACACCTGTACCGAGGATGGCACTGAGATCTATGACATAAACGGATTTCGCATCACCCAGGCAGCCGATGGCCTGGTGAAGGTCACTCGTGTGGACAACAAGTGCTTGATTCGCACCAGTCCCGGCAATGGATCGGCCACTTTGACCACACCTGGCATCCATTGCACTGCCTCTCTGGGCAAGACCTCGCATCTGTTTGTTCGGTGAGTGTCAAACCGATGCTCTcaacctccccctccccctccccctcgccCCTCATCCTGCTCTGCTaacttccgttctgttctgtccttTGTAGTCGCAATGAGAAGCGCATGCACTTCGATGAATCCTGTTTCATTGTACGCATCGCCGGACACTCCGCCGGCTTCAATGAGAACAACCTGCTCATTGTCTACTAAGCGGCGTTCGTAGTCTGGACATTTCACCTGGAACACATACATAGACACCTACAGCAGCACACTTGAGGGACCTTGACGTGGAGAGAGGGATTCAGTTAGGACCCCGGACAATTTGGGAAATAAGTTAGAAAGCAAATATGTTCGTACAAAAAccagcaccacaccacaccacacacacacacctcagcgaaggaactcagcccagtcctatctgggttcaaccacaccaccaacccccagggaatactagttgtctttcgtttaccattgcctacatatatatcatgCCGTATATATGCGTGTATTACTAGTTGTTATTGCAAATCGGGAGCGCTTTCCTGCTTCCCCAAATCAGTTGGCCAAATCAGACCGATCTCAAGCTAAAACGGAACCAATCAGAGCCGAATCGCATCGAACAGGGCCAGCGTTTGGtgttcaaaaaaagaaacatcgtttttctactcgttcccatttcggctttttcagttcttctaaattgtttcttttacgcagttcagttctaaattttgtttgatagactttaaaaatggcaaaactcaagaaaaaaaagtttaaagaaatatctcccaaaaaaaaatttacaaaattatgcacagTTGGTGCGTCTGATTAAGCAACGTGTATTCAACAATTATAGTAGAGCAGAGGACTAGTTCTCTTGGGCGTTACGTTTAGGCAACGTAACGCCAGTGCCGATACATTATTTCTAAGCTACCAGTTCTTTCAATGCAATCCAATAATGttcatccacacccgtagcatacagacactcgaacacgtaacccataatcacacacaccgcacactctttacaagaggcaaaagaaagtgTATTATTTGGAAGTGGCACAGCGCCAGCCACAGTTAAAAcagccacaggacacacatgaaagatagaacagatcctgtgaaaggtagaaagtgagagtttattaaattaaccccaattgtaatttgattaaaagacacttgtcctgtgaggaggacaatgaaagaaacccccatacaaacacaaaacataggcttaatatatacataaatgtagtagtttaagttgcttgatggcaacgagtaacatttatttgataagtatgttggacttaaaattataacagctccaagttttacaagtatgtttgtgactaattatatgcgggtacgtctgatgcgtggctgaactgacaactgactcttcttcatcctcaactggaaagccgtgatgtattaatagtctatcttgcaaatcgcgctttcgtcccgtcgtctgcaacgcaagctcttctccaacacctaaattttctatcatgtaaagagaaattcatgtgccccaaaatcaatactatggaagtataataaatttaaaatgcaatctgTACATTCaagaaattaatttattcctccaaaagaatggtggagcaatggagctcgtttcgtttcctaccCTCCATCCTTTTCTAATTTCTTGGTGGAAAGAAAATGTcgactgcctcctgccccgtgcctttatgtgttcgagtatttatgtaccttctgtcatacatggccgggggtatcgtaaatttacaacaaaattgttttatgGCCCCACTCCATGGGACCTCCTGGCCCCCCTCAGGCGGAGCTTGGCGTTTACGCCGTCACCTGAAGTGCCATCAGGAGTTAAGAGCACttggaatttaatcatttaaatttctgtgaggctttccaagaaaataaatttgaatatctgccgctatagagtttatatttaaatccgatttaatgtaaaagcggattacgctcttccattttgaagggacttcggataagccctatcttcggagacatcgggatatggaagacctttttgatctccaaaaaccaagcttcgcggggatacaaatatttcgttgaatttttaatcgcacatttacgacacagctgtttttattttatcgtagcgtgacaaccctgggcggccagtgtgtacactcttttggactaaaatattgtttgtcttgctgttgacagcggtaaattaggcaaatggaaggaaaagtacattgatatttaattagtaaaatgtcttgagccttgtcgttacctgcaaacaaatccaaaAGCACAGGGATATCGGATCGGCTGTCATGCAGACTAAAGTTTCCAACAAACTtaacctggagctggaggtggaggtaggcacgcggcgcggatgctacagcgctggctgtggctgttgataaagattattggataatgtcttggcggaactatctgccacgtctgtctctgtcataaGCAGAAAGTTGTTCCATGGTTAGagatacacaaagagagagaaagagagatgcatacggaaagtgtgtgaaagcgtggagcagtgagagcgggtgCGGAAGCCACAGCGTGGATACAGAAGCAGCGGTAAGTATAAATAGCCCAACCAGGGAAggatcaaaatattgatgtctgaaatggctttattcaagtgtgagagcataactgggactcgtgcgagcaaaggaccgaccccacatatgtatctgtggcatattcaatgctcacgcttgtgtgactgcgcccctgcgagtccttgtctgcatccatttgccgctcgcacccgtgtgcccaacatcaaaagcttttcacacttaattgggcgtaaaattaaatcagaattgattagaacacttgaatgacaacagccgtggccatgttgctgatgtcaatggcatcagagagagccgcatcctgccagcatccaagcccccaagcatcccagctcccagctcccactctacctcctgccagcaattccgctggcattctaagtataaacaaactttttggtttcgattttccccagctgacgcacggcacggcaaggcacggcacgtcggtgacttcggccacgttcctgccgcttctcggggctcctgccacttccgaagccgggcactcccgagacagagcgcactaattgctgctgggaacttccctggggaggctcccccgcaaccctgtttttcatcggaaagtttatgaaaGGCTGTAAAGGCCATTCAGGAGACAGTCGCGGTCGAAGTGCTCGACATAGATGAGCTCACGACAGGCGATGAGGTATTGGAAGCAATTACAGCAGCGACCGACCTGGACTTGACACAAGCAACAAAGCCGAGGATGCGGAAAGCGTATGGTGCCACGCAGGTGGCTACACTAAACCTCCAGCCCTCCCTTGCACAGAAGCTCCTGGAGCTTGGCAAGGTGCGAATCGGCTGGGTGGTGTGCCGCATGCGAAGACGGATCGCGCCAACACGCTGCTTCAAGTGTATGGCCTACGGCCACACGGCAGCGAGATGCAGAAGCCAACGTACAGTGGCGAAGGATACCTGCTTCAGGTGTGGCGGAGAGGGGCATGTACAAAACAAATGCACCAACCCCCCAAAGTGCCTACTGTGCGTGGGCAACAACGGAGACGCTCGCTCAACAGCCCACTCGGTCCTCAGCCGCAGCTGTCCCGAGTATAAGAAAGCCCTTTCCCAGCTGCTAGATGGTTAAGCTACTCCAGCttaacctcaaccactgccaAGCTGCCCAGGACTTGCTAACGCAAAcggtgctggagcagcagatCGATGTAGCGCTCCTCAGTGAGCCCTATAAGGAAAGAAGCGAAGCGATCTGGCACCAAAGCACAGACGGCGGTGCGgcaatctggagctgtggcccCCAACCACACATAGAGCGGCTAGGGTGGGTTATGCGAGAGCCAAACATAATGGCGCGTACCTATACAGCTGCTACATAGCCCCCCGATTCACACAGAGCGAATACGAGGCGGTCATCAGGGACATAGCCAACGACGCCAAGGACAGATCCCCGGTCATAATAGCGGGCGATTTCAACGCCTGGGCTACGACCTGGGGCAGTGCCACGCCCCGAGGGACAGCGCTATTGGAGGAATTTGCGagcctgaacgtctgtctcctGAACGCAGGAAGCACCCCGACATACAGCAAAGCAGGCCGAGTGTCTATCatagacctcacctttgcaagcccGGAGATCGCTCGCCACGCAAAGTGGCAAGTCCTGAGCACGTACACGCACAGCGACCACCTGGCTGTGATGACGGACACAGCCGCCATCGGGAATGCAACAAGGGGGCAACGAGCGCAATTGACTGGCTACAAAGAAGCAACGCTGGATACAGACGCGCTtctaacagcagcagagaacCTAGCTGCCGCCGGGGACGCCGAAACAAGCGCGAGATCCATCTCCAGGACCGTCGTAGCGGCATGTGATGCAGCtatgcagcgaaggaagccaGGAGGAAGTAGACACCGCCCAGTACCATGGTGGAACGAGCACATCGCCCAAGCAaggagggagtgctgcgcagcgCGACGCGCGTACTAGCGATCCAGAGGTACACCACAGTTTGGGATCAAAGGGGCGGCATTCAAGGCAAATCGGAGAGCCCTTAGAGACGCCATTAGAAGCAGCAAGGCCAAATGCTCCCAGCAGCTCTGTGAGGCGGCAGATGCAGAACCCTTCGGAGGGGCATACAAGTTGGTCATGGGAAGCTCTGTAGGCAACCCACCCCCAAGTGCCCTGTCCTGCTGAGGGAAATAGTCTGCGCACTCTTCCCCCGGCAACCACCACTCCAGGAGGCAGACAGCGTCGAGGATCAGGCACAGGCGGCCACCACCACCTTCTCGGTGGAGGAGGTGCAGGAGGTCACTGCCAAACTGAAGAACGGCAAGGCGGCAGGACCCGACGGAATCCCCAACGCGGCCCTGAAATGCTTGGTCAGTGCCAACCCAGAGGTATTCGCACGGATGTACAACCAGTGCATCCAGGAGCGGTACGTACCACTAGCATGGAAACGCCAGAGACTTGCCCTGgtacccaagccaggcaaggaCCTAAGCGACCCATCGGCATACCGACCACTATGCATGCTAGATGGTGTGGGCAAGATCTTCGAGAGGCTGGTATGCAACCGACTCGAGGCCGAGCTGACGCAACGGAATGGCCTCTCCACCCTCCAGTTCGGATTCAGgaagcagaggagcaccatAGACGCCATCCAGATGGTTACGAGCTTGGCCAGAGAAGCCATTgcaggaacgcgatgggcAGGAGGCTCGAAGGAATACTGCCTAGTGTGCACGCTAGACGTGCGGAACGCATTCAACTCGcccagctggaagagcatcctcGATGCACTGGCGAGGAGAGGCACACCCCAATACCTCATTCGGACGCTCCGAAGTTATTTCACGGACCGCGTATTGCTGTACGACACGGAGGATGGAGCGAAGCAGCACATAATCACCGGTGGCGTTCCACAGGGTTCGGTCCTAGGCCCGATCCTGTGGAATGCGATGTACGACGACATCCTGCGTCTGGAACTACCGGAAGGCTGCACGCTAGTGGGCTTTGCGGACGACATCGCGCTAGTGACGGTAGCAAAGCACATCagcggagcagagcagagatgCAACGCAGCAGTGGGAAAAATAACATCATGGCTCACAGCGAACGGACTGTCCCTAGCGGAGAAGAAAACGGAGGCTGTGCTCATAAGTAGCAGGAAGGTGGTCGAACAGGCGTGCGTGATGGTTGGCAGCACTGCCATCAGGACCAAGCCCGCCCTAAAATATTTAGGGGTAGTACTCGACCAGCGACTTACATTCAAGGCGCACCTGGAGTACGCAAGCGCGaaggcagccacagcaacagcggccATCAGTAGGATGATGGCCAACACTGGAGGGCCAAGACAACGCAGCAGACAGCTCATCGCCGGAGTTGTCACCTCCATAATCCTATATGGATCGGTtgtgtgggcaccagcaatgagGGTGCCGTCATACAGCAGGGACAGCAGAGGCGCATACAGACGCTGCGCCCTCAGGGTTgcatgctgcttccggacggtgtcagaggacgccgcacttgtggtggcaggcatggtcccGCTGGACCTCCTGGCGGacgagcggcagagcggcatgGCAGTCGGTAGCGAACGCCGCGAGGGCACTATAGCACGCTGGCAACGGCGATGGGATCAAGCCGAGAATGGAAGATGGACGAGACGGCTAATCCCCCAGCTGAGACCATGGATGCAGCGGAAGAGAGGCCAGATTGACCACTACCTCGGACAACTGCTaacggggcatggctgcttcaagaAATACCTATACCGCTTCAAGCACGCCGATGACCCGTACTGCAGCTACTGCGGGCCAGGAGTAGATGAAGACGCGGAGCACGTCTTCTTTTCCTGCCCCCCTTTCGTCGGGAACGAGAGATGCTAGGAGAGGCGAGCCCAGGAGTAAGCGCAGACACCCTCACCGAGCGGATGGTAGCCGACGAGCAGACGTGGCACGCGGCTGCCAATATGGCAGCAAGCGTCATAAGGGAGCTGCGTAGGCTGGAGCGATGCCGAACCAACTAGAGCCATAGAAGACACCAAGCTccgcaccgcgaagtaatgcctagcggcagtcccgcgggagcgGACCTACCCTCAACATTCCCATTCCAACAACCCATTTCCCACCACCGCCCACTATTGTTAAAAGTGTtttcccaataaaaaaaaaaaaaaaaaaaaaaaaaaatgtcaacacatttcacctggaacaaatacatagacacctacagcagcacacttgagggaccttgacgtggagagagggattcagttaggatcccggaatttaggaatatcaaaatcaatttgggaaataagttagaaagcaaatatgttcgtacaaaaaccagcaccacaccacaccacacacacacacctcagcgaaggaactcagcccagtcctatctgggttccgattgctcgacatgggcgcaacacaaccacaccaccaacccccagggaatactagttgtctttcgtttaccattgcctacatatatatcatgCCGTATATATGCGTGTATAGTAATACTAGTTGTTATTGCAAATCGGGAGCGCTTTCCTGCTTCCCCAAATCAGTTGGCCAAATCAGACCGATCTCAAGCTGAAGCGGAACCAATCAGAGCCGAATCGCATCGAACAGGGCCGTGCCAGCGTTTGGtgttcaaaaaaagaaacatcgtttttctactcgttcccatttcggctttttcagttcttctaaattgtttcttttacgcagttcagttctaaattttgtttgatagactttaaaaatggcaaaactcaagaaaaacgaggtggaacgttgtgagttgctgcggacaccgcaactctacagttatacccgatactaagtcagtatggctctcctccggcagacgccgctaatattgaaccacacgacaaagagtgcgtgcgagagagacagaaaatcagtctgagcgtgacgtcgggcgctgcgtagccactgaaaattgatttcttgcttttggctacaaaaatgatccgatcttatccagattcagcaatctgatagatatggtcattatctatgattctgcgcttttagttttctcgaatgtgcaatattgtggatgcaacagattttcgtcttttgtgggggcggaagggggtggggcaaaattctgagatatacgttttatagtgagatctaacagaagtgcggataccaaatttggttactctagccttaatagtctctgagatttgtggatgccccagattttcgtcctttgcgggggcggaagggggtgtggcgaaatttggacacaaaacggtcaaggtccgatatcacaggagtgtggatacc is part of the Drosophila miranda strain MSH22 chromosome Y unlocalized genomic scaffold, D.miranda_PacBio2.1 Contig_Y1_pilon, whole genome shotgun sequence genome and harbors:
- the LOC117191823 gene encoding uncharacterized protein LOC117191823 codes for the protein MAHNGKALTGRYNATPTYGFDNEQNYCLNSQQLPSPMPPPPYALARVSSTRNFELENHTPPACPGSGPIAMTNGTIQLRLRDGVRIDMTLDKAVRVLNQRSMVAVALSRNCSNSALIHPNGRILQSGAKVEIVTYDGMKGNNFVRYAKMWYKGVSFTSEACALIYLVDTAGTRTTTDTFTDLTKDYTLAVFYDDSRHGPSYMAEAHDVIANSAYTCTEDGTEIYDINGFRITQAADGLVKVTRVDNKCLIRTSPGNGSATLTTPGIHCTASLGKTSHLFVRRNEKRMHFDESCFIVRIAGHSAGFNENNLLIVY